In one Pseudomonas sp. SCA2728.1_7 genomic region, the following are encoded:
- a CDS encoding fumarate hydratase: MTVIKQDDLIQSVADALQFISYYHPVDFIQAMHEAYLREESPAARDSMAQILINSRMCATGHRPICQDTGIVTVFVRVGMDVRWDGATMGLDDMINEGVRRAYNLPENVLRASILADPAGARKNTKDNTPAVIHYSIVPGNTVEVDVAAKGGGSENKSKMAMLNPSDSIVDWVLKTVPTMGAGWCPPGMLGIGIGGTAEKAAVMAKEVLMESIDIHELKARGPQNRIEEMRLELFEKVNQLGIGAQGLGGLTTVLDVKIMDYPTHAASLPVCMIPNCAATRHAHFVLDGSGPASLEAPPLDAYPEIVWEAGPSARRVNLDTLTPEDVQSWKPGETVLLNGKMLTGRDAAHKRMVEMLNKGETLPVDLKGRFIYYVGPVDPVGDEVVGPAGPTTATRMDKFTRQILEQTGLLGMIGKSERGPTAIEAIKDNKAVYLMAVGGAAYLVAQAIKKSKVLAFAELGMEAIYEFEVKDMPVTVAVDSNGESVHITGPAIWQQKISESLAVEVQ; the protein is encoded by the coding sequence ATGACCGTGATCAAGCAAGACGACCTGATTCAGAGCGTTGCCGACGCCCTGCAGTTCATTTCCTATTACCACCCCGTGGATTTCATCCAGGCGATGCACGAAGCCTACCTGCGCGAAGAATCGCCAGCGGCCCGTGACTCGATGGCGCAGATCCTGATCAACTCGCGCATGTGCGCCACCGGCCACCGCCCGATCTGCCAAGACACCGGTATCGTCACCGTGTTCGTGCGCGTCGGCATGGACGTGCGTTGGGATGGCGCCACCATGGGCCTGGACGACATGATCAACGAAGGCGTACGTCGCGCCTACAACCTGCCGGAAAACGTCCTGCGTGCCTCGATCCTCGCCGACCCGGCGGGTGCTCGGAAAAACACCAAGGACAACACCCCTGCCGTGATTCACTACTCCATCGTCCCGGGCAACACCGTGGAAGTGGACGTGGCGGCCAAGGGCGGCGGTTCCGAGAACAAGTCGAAAATGGCCATGCTCAACCCGTCCGACTCAATCGTCGACTGGGTACTCAAGACCGTTCCGACCATGGGCGCCGGCTGGTGCCCACCGGGCATGCTCGGTATTGGCATCGGCGGCACCGCCGAGAAAGCCGCGGTCATGGCCAAGGAAGTGTTGATGGAATCCATCGACATCCACGAGCTGAAAGCCCGTGGTCCACAGAACCGCATCGAAGAAATGCGTCTGGAGCTGTTCGAGAAGGTCAACCAGTTGGGCATTGGCGCCCAGGGCCTCGGTGGCCTGACCACCGTGCTCGACGTGAAAATCATGGACTACCCGACCCACGCAGCCTCGCTGCCGGTGTGCATGATCCCGAACTGCGCCGCCACCCGTCACGCACACTTCGTGCTCGACGGTTCCGGCCCGGCCTCGCTGGAAGCGCCACCGCTGGACGCCTACCCGGAAATCGTCTGGGAAGCTGGCCCGTCGGCCCGCCGTGTCAACCTCGACACCCTGACCCCGGAAGACGTGCAGAGCTGGAAGCCGGGCGAAACCGTCCTACTCAACGGCAAAATGCTCACCGGTCGCGACGCTGCGCACAAGCGCATGGTCGAGATGCTCAACAAGGGTGAAACCCTGCCGGTCGACCTGAAGGGCCGCTTCATCTACTACGTCGGCCCGGTTGACCCGGTCGGTGACGAAGTGGTTGGCCCGGCGGGCCCGACCACCGCTACGCGGATGGACAAGTTCACCCGGCAGATCCTCGAGCAGACCGGCCTGTTGGGCATGATCGGCAAATCCGAGCGCGGCCCGACCGCGATCGAAGCGATCAAGGACAACAAAGCCGTGTACCTGATGGCCGTTGGCGGCGCTGCTTATCTGGTGGCTCAGGCGATCAAGAAGTCGAAGGTGCTGGCATTTGCCGAACTGGGCATGGAAGCGATCTACGAGTTTGAGGTCAAGGACATGCCGGTCACCGTTGCGGTGGACAGCAACGGTGAGTCGGTGCACATCACCGGTCCTGCGATCTGGCAACAGAAGATCAGCGAAAGCCTGGCGGTAGAAGTGCAGTAA
- a CDS encoding GGDEF domain-containing protein, with amino-acid sequence MTHNAIQRLLLKRFALAAATYGLALLLLWLAFFTGHYAQPVSSVAIGSALVVISQSVLFALFWSGRNLRFADPSLTEAQVLIGLGWQTWLIAHLDEARGAFLVFYVLILLFGLFHLSRRAFIRCALLVFFSFCAITLWEGYHFRLREPALAALQVCILAMVLAWLVLYARFVQVSRQRQRQRRFALQAHQDTLRGMMRQLEDLVATDELTGLFNRRHFLRLATRELNEMDDDVVHGLALIDLDHFKRINDLHGHAAGDQVLQAFAGVAQACLRDGDVLARYGGEEFVVLLPDCDAERLTACCERLRIAFTDVELVGLNVRNLSLSAGMTLLALGDDLDDALQRADQALYRAKRDGRNRCAAAWENVDA; translated from the coding sequence TTGACCCATAACGCCATTCAACGTCTTTTGCTCAAACGCTTTGCCCTCGCTGCGGCCACCTATGGATTGGCTTTGCTGCTGCTGTGGCTGGCGTTTTTCACCGGACATTACGCCCAGCCTGTCAGCTCGGTGGCCATCGGCAGTGCGCTGGTGGTGATCAGTCAGTCGGTGCTGTTCGCGCTGTTCTGGAGCGGGCGCAACCTGCGCTTTGCCGACCCCAGCCTGACCGAAGCACAGGTGCTGATCGGCCTCGGCTGGCAGACCTGGCTGATCGCCCATCTGGATGAAGCTCGCGGCGCCTTTCTGGTGTTCTACGTGCTGATCCTGCTGTTCGGTCTGTTCCATCTCAGTCGACGGGCCTTCATCCGCTGTGCCCTGCTGGTATTCTTCAGTTTCTGTGCAATCACGCTGTGGGAAGGTTACCACTTCCGCTTGCGCGAGCCAGCGCTCGCAGCCTTGCAGGTGTGCATTCTGGCGATGGTGCTGGCGTGGCTGGTGCTTTACGCACGCTTCGTCCAGGTGTCGCGACAACGCCAGCGCCAGCGCCGGTTTGCCTTGCAGGCGCATCAGGACACCCTGCGCGGGATGATGCGTCAGCTCGAAGATCTGGTCGCCACCGATGAATTGACCGGACTGTTCAATCGTCGACATTTTCTGCGTCTGGCCACGCGAGAGCTGAATGAAATGGACGACGATGTCGTGCACGGCCTGGCACTGATCGACCTCGACCACTTCAAACGCATCAATGACCTGCACGGCCACGCCGCCGGCGATCAGGTGTTGCAGGCCTTCGCCGGCGTCGCTCAGGCGTGTCTGCGCGACGGCGATGTACTGGCGCGTTATGGTGGTGAGGAATTCGTTGTGCTGCTGCCCGATTGCGACGCTGAACGGCTGACCGCGTGCTGTGAGCGTCTGCGCATCGCCTTCACCGACGTTGAACTGGTCGGCCTGAATGTGCGCAATCTCAGTCTCTCGGCCGGCATGACCCTGCTGGCATTGGGCGATGATCTGGACGACGCCTTGCAGCGCGCCGATCAAGCCTTGTATCGGGCCAAGCGTGACGGGCGCAATCGGTGTGCGGCCGCGTGGGAGAACGTTGATGCCTGA
- a CDS encoding iron-sulfur-binding ferredoxin reductase translates to MPELRVGERQWSVATGSNLLDALNQNGVVVPYSCRAGSCHACLVQCVQGLPADNRPDALSAEQRQQGWRLACQCQVVEDLQVHTFDPITDGRPAVVEALDWLSDSVLRLRLTPQRPLRYSAGQHLVLWIDHIARPYSLASLPEEDRFLEFHLDCRQPGEFSDAARRLQIGDSIRLGELRGGALHYDPDWHNRPLWLLAAGTGLGPLFGVLREALRQDHQGAIRIIHVAHDADEHYLAKPLAALAAQRQNLTVELWTAAESAAALAQLRLVSRQTLALVCGSTASVDAFARRLYLAGLPRNQLLADVFLSRG, encoded by the coding sequence ATGCCTGAACTTCGCGTCGGTGAGCGACAATGGTCAGTGGCCACGGGCAGCAACCTGCTCGATGCCCTCAATCAGAATGGCGTCGTCGTGCCTTACAGTTGCCGCGCCGGCAGTTGCCATGCCTGTCTGGTGCAATGCGTGCAAGGCCTGCCCGCCGACAATCGCCCGGACGCCTTGAGCGCCGAACAGCGTCAGCAAGGCTGGCGTCTGGCCTGTCAGTGTCAGGTTGTCGAAGACTTGCAGGTGCACACCTTCGACCCGATCACCGACGGTCGCCCGGCAGTGGTCGAGGCGCTGGACTGGCTCAGCGACAGCGTTCTGCGCTTGCGTCTGACCCCGCAGCGGCCCTTGCGCTACAGCGCCGGGCAACATCTGGTGTTGTGGATCGATCACATTGCGCGACCGTATTCGCTGGCAAGCCTGCCGGAAGAAGATCGTTTTCTCGAATTCCACCTCGATTGCCGCCAGCCCGGCGAGTTCAGCGACGCCGCGCGGCGCTTGCAGATCGGCGATTCGATCCGCCTCGGTGAACTGCGAGGCGGCGCCTTGCATTACGACCCGGACTGGCACAACCGGCCGCTGTGGCTGCTGGCTGCCGGCACCGGTCTAGGCCCGTTGTTCGGCGTGTTGCGTGAAGCCCTGCGCCAGGATCACCAAGGCGCGATCCGCATCATTCACGTGGCCCATGATGCCGACGAGCACTATCTGGCCAAACCCCTTGCCGCACTGGCCGCACAGCGGCAAAACCTCACTGTCGAGCTGTGGACAGCGGCCGAGTCAGCCGCCGCTTTGGCGCAACTGCGCCTTGTTTCCCGGCAAACCCTGGCCTTAGTCTGCGGCTCGACGGCCAGCGTCGACGCCTTCGCCCGACGTCTGTACCTGGCCGGATTGCCGCGCAACCAACTGCTGGCCGACGTATTTTTGAGCCGTGGTTGA
- a CDS encoding enoyl-CoA hydratase-related protein, with amino-acid sequence MTDAILLQRERGLLTLRLNRPDKKNALTRAMYSRLAEALKQADGDPEINAVLITGSAECFTAGNDIADFIQQPPSDLDSPVFHFMLNLLECRKPVIAAVAGAAVGIGITLLLHCDLVYVSRDARLRMPFVNLGLCPEFGSSLILPRLLGQAKAAELLLLGEGFSGEQAAQWGIATEALGSGDAALRKAREVALRFDELPAEAVRISKQLMKAPDRELIRKVIEEEGALFTQRLRSPEALAALTGFIKRH; translated from the coding sequence ATGACCGATGCCATCCTGCTGCAACGCGAACGCGGTTTGCTGACCCTGCGCCTCAACCGCCCGGACAAGAAAAACGCACTGACCCGCGCCATGTACAGCCGCCTCGCCGAAGCGCTGAAGCAGGCCGATGGCGATCCTGAGATCAACGCCGTGCTGATCACCGGCAGCGCAGAGTGCTTCACCGCCGGCAACGACATCGCTGACTTTATCCAACAACCACCGAGCGACCTCGACAGCCCGGTGTTTCACTTCATGCTCAACCTGCTCGAATGCCGCAAGCCGGTAATAGCTGCTGTAGCCGGCGCGGCGGTGGGCATTGGCATCACGTTGTTGCTGCATTGCGATCTGGTCTATGTCAGCCGCGATGCGCGATTGCGCATGCCGTTCGTCAATCTCGGGTTGTGCCCGGAGTTTGGCTCCAGCCTGATCCTGCCGCGTTTGCTCGGGCAGGCCAAAGCGGCGGAGCTTCTGTTGTTGGGCGAAGGCTTTAGTGGTGAACAGGCTGCGCAGTGGGGGATTGCCACCGAGGCGTTGGGCAGTGGTGATGCGGCGTTGCGCAAGGCACGGGAAGTGGCATTGCGTTTTGACGAGCTGCCGGCGGAGGCGGTGCGCATCAGCAAGCAATTGATGAAGGCGCCGGATCGCGAGTTGATTCGTAAGGTGATCGAGGAGGAGGGCGCATTGTTCACCCAACGGTTGCGTTCGCCGGAAGCGTTGGCGGCGTTGACCGGATTTATCAAACGGCATTGA
- the pyk gene encoding pyruvate kinase: MSVRRTKIVATLGPASNSPEVLEQLILAGLDVARLNFSHGTPDEHKARAKLVRDLAAKHGRFVALLGDLQGPKIRIAKFANKKIELKIGDQFTFSTSHPLTEGNQQVVGIDYPDLVKDCGVGDELLLDDGRVVMRVDTATATELHCTVTIGGPLSDHKGINRRGGGLTAPALTEKDKADIKLAAEMEVDYLAVSFPRDAADMEYARQLRDEAGGTAWLVAKIERAEAVADDETLDGLIKASDAVMVARGDLGVEIGDAELVGIQKKIILHARRHNKAVIVATQMMESMIQNPMPTRAEVSDVANAVLDYTDAVMLSAESAAGLYPLEAVQAMARICVGAEKHPTGKTSSHRIGKEFTRCDESIALATMYTANHFPGVKAIIALTESGYTPLIMSRIRSSVPIYAFSPHRETQARAAMFRGVYTVPFDPASLEPHEVSQKAIDELVKRGVVEKGDWVILTKGDSYHTTGGTNGMKILHVGDPQV; this comes from the coding sequence ATGTCCGTCCGTCGTACCAAAATCGTCGCTACCCTTGGCCCGGCCAGTAACTCGCCGGAAGTTCTCGAACAGCTGATTCTGGCTGGTCTGGACGTTGCCCGTCTGAACTTCTCCCACGGCACCCCCGACGAGCACAAGGCTCGCGCGAAGCTGGTGCGTGACCTCGCTGCCAAGCACGGCCGCTTCGTCGCCCTGCTCGGTGACCTGCAAGGCCCGAAAATCCGTATCGCCAAATTCGCCAACAAGAAGATCGAGCTGAAGATCGGTGACCAGTTCACCTTCTCCACCAGCCATCCGTTGACCGAAGGCAACCAGCAAGTGGTCGGCATCGACTACCCGGACCTGGTCAAGGACTGCGGCGTGGGCGACGAGCTGCTGCTCGACGACGGCCGTGTGGTGATGCGCGTGGATACCGCCACCGCAACAGAATTGCATTGCACCGTGACCATCGGCGGCCCGCTGTCCGACCACAAAGGCATCAACCGTCGCGGTGGCGGCCTGACCGCACCGGCCCTGACTGAAAAAGACAAGGCCGACATCAAGCTCGCCGCTGAAATGGAAGTCGACTACCTCGCGGTGTCCTTCCCGCGTGACGCTGCCGACATGGAATACGCCCGTCAACTGCGCGACGAAGCCGGCGGTACCGCCTGGCTGGTGGCGAAGATCGAACGCGCCGAAGCCGTGGCCGACGACGAAACCCTCGATGGCCTGATCAAGGCTTCCGACGCGGTAATGGTTGCCCGTGGTGACTTGGGTGTGGAAATCGGCGACGCCGAGCTGGTGGGCATTCAGAAGAAAATCATTCTGCACGCACGCCGCCACAACAAGGCGGTGATCGTCGCGACCCAGATGATGGAGTCGATGATCCAGAACCCGATGCCGACCCGCGCCGAAGTGTCCGACGTGGCCAACGCCGTGCTCGACTACACCGACGCCGTGATGCTGTCCGCCGAGTCCGCTGCAGGTCTGTACCCGCTGGAAGCTGTTCAGGCGATGGCGCGCATCTGCGTCGGCGCTGAGAAGCACCCGACCGGTAAAACCTCCAGCCACCGCATCGGCAAGGAATTCACCCGCTGCGACGAAAGCATCGCACTGGCGACCATGTACACCGCCAACCACTTCCCGGGCGTCAAAGCGATCATCGCCCTGACCGAAAGTGGCTACACCCCGCTGATCATGTCGCGCATCCGCTCCTCGGTGCCGATCTATGCGTTCTCGCCGCACCGTGAAACTCAGGCGCGCGCAGCCATGTTCCGTGGCGTGTACACCGTACCGTTCGACCCGGCTTCGCTGGAACCGCACGAAGTCAGCCAAAAGGCCATCGACGAACTGGTCAAGCGCGGCGTTGTGGAAAAAGGCGACTGGGTCATCCTGACCAAGGGCGACAGCTACCACACCACCGGCGGCACCAACGGCATGAAGATCCTGCACGTGGGTGACCCGCAGGTCTGA
- a CDS encoding PilZ domain-containing protein, translated as MFTDRRIERHQLPYFLRVFNSVTDKPIGFLGNVSADGLMLISQLPMMIGVDFQLRLKIPASDGCQQVIDFTACCVWCHEDATPLHYDAGFIVQRPPAEFGQLVQALQQYFSFQPMPASA; from the coding sequence ATGTTTACCGACCGCCGGATCGAACGGCACCAGTTGCCGTACTTCCTCAGAGTGTTCAACAGCGTTACCGACAAGCCCATCGGTTTTCTCGGCAATGTCTCCGCAGACGGGCTGATGCTGATCAGCCAGTTGCCGATGATGATCGGGGTGGACTTCCAGTTACGCCTGAAAATCCCCGCCAGCGATGGCTGCCAGCAAGTCATCGACTTCACCGCGTGTTGCGTGTGGTGCCATGAAGACGCCACGCCGCTGCATTACGACGCCGGCTTCATCGTACAGCGCCCGCCGGCGGAATTCGGCCAACTGGTGCAGGCGTTACAGCAGTACTTCAGTTTTCAGCCGATGCCGGCTTCGGCCTGA